The proteins below come from a single Acaryochloris sp. CCMEE 5410 genomic window:
- a CDS encoding FitA-like ribbon-helix-helix domain-containing protein: MANLTLKNIPDDLYELLKETANRNHRSINSELIACLEQMLLPNRLAPDQILANARAVRARVKTKKISAKDIADAKMMGRPE; this comes from the coding sequence ATGGCTAATCTAACTCTAAAGAATATTCCAGACGACCTCTACGAGTTGCTCAAGGAGACTGCGAATCGCAACCACCGAAGCATTAACAGCGAATTAATCGCATGTCTGGAGCAAATGTTACTGCCTAATCGACTAGCCCCAGATCAGATACTCGCGAATGCGCGAGCCGTTCGAGCACGAGTAAAAACAAAAAAAATTAGTGCTAAAGATATTGCTGATGCGAAGATGATGGGACGCCCTGAGTGA
- a CDS encoding type II toxin-antitoxin system VapC family toxin: MIVVDTNVIAYLFLPADNNTRYVEHLVETDDHWVAPILWRSEFRNILALYLRKDIVDFPTALEIQSQAESLMDQNEFSVQSSHVLSLADKSACSAYDCEFVALAQSFSIPLVTADRKLVKAFPDIACSLKNFVDNDR, from the coding sequence GTGATTGTTGTTGATACCAATGTTATTGCGTATCTATTCTTGCCAGCGGATAACAATACGAGATATGTGGAACATCTCGTCGAAACGGATGACCATTGGGTAGCGCCCATACTCTGGCGGAGTGAGTTTCGCAATATTCTTGCTTTATATCTGCGTAAAGATATTGTAGACTTTCCGACCGCTCTTGAAATCCAGAGCCAGGCGGAAAGTCTGATGGATCAGAATGAATTCAGTGTGCAATCCAGCCATGTCTTATCCCTGGCAGATAAGAGCGCTTGCTCTGCGTATGATTGTGAATTCGTTGCGCTCGCACAATCCTTCTCAATTCCGCTTGTTACTGCCGACCGTAAACTGGTGAAGGCATTCCCCGATATTGCTTGTTCGTTGAAAAATTTCGTCGACAATGATCGCTGA
- a CDS encoding GNAT family N-acetyltransferase: MAEHLIRQAVPDDISTLSDLDQIARGSPDRRAFIQDAVKNNRAWVVEICTGIIGYGVISHGFFGRSFIDLIYIAEPLRSSGYGPKLLAFLEGQSQSHDLFTSTNESNSHMQHVLEKLGYERSGVIHNLDPGDPEIVYVKRSLRA, encoded by the coding sequence ATGGCAGAGCATCTGATCCGACAGGCGGTCCCCGACGACATCTCGACCTTGAGCGACCTCGATCAAATCGCACGCGGTAGTCCTGACCGAAGGGCCTTCATCCAAGACGCGGTGAAAAATAATCGCGCTTGGGTCGTCGAGATTTGCACTGGCATTATCGGTTACGGAGTCATCTCCCATGGGTTCTTTGGCCGCTCGTTCATTGATCTTATCTACATTGCAGAACCGCTGCGCTCATCCGGGTACGGACCCAAATTGTTAGCCTTTCTCGAGGGCCAATCGCAATCGCACGATCTATTCACCTCGACCAACGAATCCAACTCGCACATGCAGCATGTCCTGGAGAAACTAGGCTACGAACGCTCAGGAGTCATCCATAATCTTGATCCAGGCGACCCAGAGATCGTGTATGTCAAACGTTCATTGCGCGCCTAA
- a CDS encoding DJ-1/PfpI family protein: protein MNIGIYIYDKAEVLDFSGPFEVFSTAERVLITADTFSIFLVSETGGIVSARGSYKVQPHYSFSNHPSIDVLVIVGGVHTRELEKQQVLSWIKEQSKHAQLVASICTGVFLLAEAKVLSSQKVTTHWEDIPDLRTSYPNLEVIENQRWVDEGEVVTSAGISAGIDMSLHLVSKLYSPELAEKTAKQMDYEWTKNT, encoded by the coding sequence ATGAATATCGGAATTTACATTTATGATAAAGCTGAGGTTCTGGATTTTTCAGGCCCGTTTGAAGTGTTCTCAACGGCAGAAAGAGTTTTAATAACAGCCGATACTTTTAGCATTTTTCTAGTGAGTGAAACAGGCGGTATAGTTTCAGCCCGTGGAAGTTATAAAGTACAGCCTCATTACAGTTTTTCAAATCATCCATCAATTGATGTTCTTGTAATCGTAGGTGGTGTTCATACTAGGGAACTCGAAAAACAACAGGTACTGAGCTGGATTAAAGAGCAATCTAAACATGCGCAACTTGTTGCTTCAATTTGCACTGGTGTATTTCTATTAGCTGAAGCTAAGGTGCTTTCTAGTCAAAAAGTGACAACGCACTGGGAAGATATTCCAGACCTGCGAACATCGTATCCAAACTTAGAAGTTATTGAAAATCAACGATGGGTAGATGAAGGCGAAGTCGTTACGTCTGCAGGTATATCTGCAGGCATTGATATGAGTCTTCACTTAGTCAGTAAACTTTACAGCCCAGAATTGGCAGAAAAAACAGCGAAACAGATGGATTATGAATGGACAAAAAACACATAG
- a CDS encoding addiction module antidote protein translates to MPISTTRWDSAEHLKTEEDIQLYLEACLEEAGDDPALIIHALGVVARAKNMSQLSRDTGLSREGLYKALSPDGNPTFSTIAKVTKALGFKLTIQPTP, encoded by the coding sequence ATGCCCATAAGCACAACCCGCTGGGATTCAGCCGAACATCTCAAAACAGAAGAAGATATTCAGCTATACCTAGAAGCATGTCTGGAAGAAGCCGGGGATGATCCCGCTTTAATTATTCATGCCCTAGGGGTAGTCGCTAGAGCTAAAAATATGAGTCAGCTATCCCGAGATACAGGTTTGAGTAGAGAAGGGCTGTATAAAGCGCTGTCTCCTGATGGCAACCCCACATTTTCGACGATCGCTAAAGTTACTAAAGCGCTCGGATTCAAGCTAACCATTCAGCCAACACCCTAG
- a CDS encoding DUF262 domain-containing protein → MNRKQNFQTIAWFNDIHKRNLLDLTPPYQRRSVWNQEFKDYFVDTLLLNYPAPAIFLYEEINDEGLAKYHVVDGKQRLTTIFEFVNDQFTVSDKAQTSELRGKYFSELDKRIKKDIWSYQFSVEYLPTDNEGIINKIFDRINRNTAKLSNQELRHAQFDGLFITSCEEMSSWMSRNLPEGFPKISAQSRKQMKDVEFVAHLLLFLEIGTKGHSTQSLDEEFSARDLEWDEKTDIEDAFKTTIKFINSIVELDNDGRLVKSRFKNQADFYSLFGTVSGLLKSENLEKSNSLLNCLLDFADAIDDEQHRSTQADYEEYYKAARSASNDSGPRTTRIRILKSIIKEY, encoded by the coding sequence GTGAATAGAAAACAAAATTTTCAAACAATTGCCTGGTTTAATGACATACACAAACGCAATTTGCTTGATTTAACTCCTCCTTATCAAAGAAGAAGTGTTTGGAATCAAGAGTTTAAAGATTATTTTGTTGATACTTTACTTCTAAATTATCCTGCCCCAGCAATCTTCTTATATGAAGAAATAAATGATGAGGGTCTTGCCAAATATCATGTTGTTGATGGCAAACAACGCTTAACAACTATTTTTGAGTTTGTGAATGATCAATTCACAGTTTCAGACAAAGCACAAACTAGCGAACTAAGAGGAAAGTATTTTAGTGAACTTGATAAAAGAATAAAGAAAGATATTTGGTCATATCAGTTTTCAGTTGAGTATTTGCCTACAGATAATGAAGGCATTATCAATAAAATATTTGACAGAATAAACCGCAATACAGCAAAACTTTCCAATCAAGAGTTGAGGCATGCTCAATTTGATGGCCTTTTCATAACTTCATGTGAGGAAATGTCTTCATGGATGTCTAGAAATTTGCCAGAAGGATTTCCTAAGATTAGTGCTCAATCTAGGAAACAAATGAAGGATGTAGAGTTTGTTGCACATTTGTTACTATTTCTTGAAATTGGAACTAAGGGACATTCTACTCAAAGTCTCGACGAGGAGTTCTCTGCAAGAGATTTAGAATGGGATGAGAAAACAGATATCGAAGATGCATTCAAAACCACAATTAAATTTATTAATTCAATTGTAGAACTTGATAATGATGGGCGCTTAGTAAAATCTAGATTCAAAAATCAAGCTGATTTTTATTCGTTATTTGGAACTGTATCAGGTTTACTAAAAAGTGAAAACTTAGAAAAAAGTAATTCACTTCTCAACTGTTTGCTTGATTTCGCAGACGCTATAGATGATGAACAACATAGATCTACTCAAGCTGATTATGAGGAATACTATAAAGCTGCTCGTTCTGCATCCAATGATAGTGGTCCGCGTACTACTAGAATTAGAATTCTGAAGTCTATAATCAAGGAGTATTAA
- the leuS gene encoding leucine--tRNA ligase: MESRYNPTEIEPKWQASWAKQGLDATPEDTSKPKFYALSMFPYPSGSLHVGHTRNYVITDVIARLKRMQGYRVLQPMGWDAFGLPAENAAIARGIHPAEWTYANMAQMKKQLEPLGLSIDWSREIATCSPDYYRWTQWIFLQFLDMGLAYQKEAAVNWDPVDQTVLANEQVDNEGRSWRSGAKVERKLLRQWFLKITDYAEELLSDLDKLTGWPERVKTMQANWIGKSVGAYLEFPIVGMDDKVAVFTTRPDTVYGVTYVVLAPEHPLTPQVTSKAQKKAVEKFIEAVGAESEMDRTAEDKPKKGIPTGGKAINPFTGEEIPIWIADYVLYEYGTGAVMGVPAHDTRDFVFAKQNKLPIQTVIVPEGGDAETPLEAAYTEPGLMVNSGEFDGKVSTEGKQAIIAKAETKGWGKARVQYRLRDWLISRQRYWGVPIPVIHCPNCGAVPVPEADLPVELPEDVEFSAQGGSPLAKLESWVNVACPNCGADAKRETDTMDTFIDSSWYFLRYPDAKNDKAVFDSAKTNDWLPVDQYVGGIEHAILHLLYSRFFTKVMRDRKLLNFDEPFQKLLTQGMVQALTYKNPETGKYIAPINVDADDPKDPETGAPLEAFYEKMSKSKYNGVPPEEVTNKYGADTARLFTLFKAPPEKDLEWEGADVEGQFRFLNRVWRLVSEHAAQAKGKKAKVNKAKLSKTEKELRRSVHIAIKETSEDLDGDYQFNTAVSELMKLSNALSDSKEKASPVYAEGVETLLLLLTPFAPHISEELWENLGHSDSILGQAWPQVDKEALVADEITLVIQIMGKTRGTIQVPAGSSREDLEQLARESEVAQRYIAGKEVKKVIVVPGKLVNFVVPK; this comes from the coding sequence GTGGAGTCCCGTTACAATCCCACCGAGATTGAACCCAAATGGCAAGCAAGCTGGGCCAAACAGGGGCTAGATGCAACTCCTGAAGACACCAGCAAACCCAAATTCTATGCCTTGTCCATGTTTCCCTACCCCTCGGGTAGCTTACACGTCGGTCATACCCGCAACTATGTAATCACCGACGTCATTGCCCGCCTCAAGCGGATGCAGGGCTACCGAGTTCTCCAGCCCATGGGTTGGGACGCCTTTGGCCTACCCGCTGAAAACGCTGCCATCGCTCGGGGCATTCATCCCGCCGAATGGACCTATGCCAATATGGCCCAAATGAAAAAGCAGCTAGAACCCCTAGGACTCTCCATTGACTGGAGCCGGGAAATTGCCACCTGCTCTCCTGACTACTATCGGTGGACCCAGTGGATCTTTCTGCAATTTCTGGATATGGGACTGGCCTACCAAAAAGAAGCTGCCGTTAACTGGGACCCGGTGGATCAGACCGTACTTGCTAACGAACAGGTGGATAATGAAGGCCGCTCTTGGCGATCCGGGGCCAAAGTGGAGCGCAAACTTCTGCGCCAGTGGTTTCTGAAAATTACCGACTATGCCGAAGAACTGCTTTCTGACTTAGATAAACTGACCGGCTGGCCTGAACGGGTCAAAACCATGCAGGCCAACTGGATTGGCAAATCCGTAGGGGCCTATCTGGAGTTCCCGATTGTAGGCATGGATGACAAGGTGGCCGTCTTTACCACCCGTCCTGATACGGTGTATGGAGTCACCTATGTGGTGCTGGCTCCAGAACATCCCCTCACCCCCCAAGTCACCAGCAAAGCCCAGAAAAAAGCGGTGGAGAAATTTATCGAGGCAGTGGGGGCCGAGAGCGAAATGGATCGCACAGCGGAGGACAAGCCCAAAAAAGGAATTCCCACAGGGGGTAAGGCGATCAATCCCTTTACGGGGGAAGAAATTCCCATTTGGATTGCTGACTATGTGCTGTATGAGTATGGAACAGGTGCGGTAATGGGGGTTCCTGCCCACGACACCCGAGACTTTGTGTTTGCAAAGCAGAATAAGCTACCGATTCAAACGGTGATTGTGCCGGAAGGTGGCGATGCGGAGACGCCCCTAGAAGCTGCCTATACGGAACCGGGACTGATGGTCAACTCCGGTGAATTTGACGGCAAAGTCTCCACCGAAGGCAAGCAGGCCATTATTGCCAAAGCTGAGACCAAAGGCTGGGGCAAGGCCAGGGTCCAGTATCGTCTGCGGGACTGGCTGATTTCCCGCCAACGCTATTGGGGCGTACCAATTCCGGTGATTCACTGTCCCAATTGCGGAGCCGTTCCGGTTCCCGAAGCCGATCTGCCTGTGGAACTGCCCGAAGATGTGGAGTTCTCGGCTCAAGGGGGATCGCCATTAGCCAAGTTGGAGTCTTGGGTGAATGTGGCTTGTCCCAATTGCGGGGCGGATGCCAAACGGGAAACCGATACCATGGATACCTTTATCGATTCCTCTTGGTATTTCCTCCGCTATCCTGATGCCAAAAATGACAAGGCCGTTTTTGATTCAGCCAAAACCAATGATTGGCTACCCGTGGATCAATATGTAGGTGGGATTGAGCATGCGATTTTGCACCTGCTGTATTCGCGATTTTTTACGAAAGTGATGCGCGATCGCAAACTTCTCAATTTCGACGAACCCTTCCAAAAGCTGCTCACCCAAGGGATGGTGCAAGCCCTCACCTATAAAAATCCAGAGACAGGCAAGTATATTGCACCTATTAATGTTGATGCTGACGATCCGAAGGATCCAGAAACCGGTGCCCCCTTGGAAGCCTTTTACGAAAAGATGTCCAAGTCTAAATACAATGGTGTCCCCCCAGAAGAGGTCACCAATAAGTATGGAGCCGACACCGCTCGTCTGTTTACCTTATTTAAGGCTCCTCCTGAAAAAGATCTGGAGTGGGAAGGCGCGGATGTGGAGGGTCAATTCCGGTTTCTGAATCGGGTCTGGCGACTGGTGAGCGAACATGCCGCCCAAGCCAAGGGCAAGAAAGCGAAGGTGAATAAAGCCAAGCTCTCGAAAACGGAGAAGGAGCTACGACGGTCTGTTCATATTGCCATCAAAGAAACCAGCGAAGATTTAGACGGCGATTATCAGTTCAATACCGCCGTATCTGAGTTGATGAAGCTGAGCAATGCCCTCAGTGATTCCAAGGAGAAAGCCTCTCCCGTCTATGCCGAAGGCGTGGAAACCTTGCTGCTGCTGCTCACTCCCTTTGCTCCCCATATCAGTGAAGAGCTATGGGAGAACCTAGGGCATTCCGATTCGATTCTGGGTCAGGCTTGGCCCCAGGTGGATAAAGAAGCCCTAGTGGCCGATGAGATTACCTTAGTGATTCAGATTATGGGTAAAACCCGAGGCACCATTCAAGTTCCGGCTGGCTCTAGCCGGGAAGACTTGGAACAGCTTGCCCGCGAGTCGGAAGTGGCCCAGCGGTATATTGCTGGCAAGGAAGTGAAAAAGGTAATTGTCGTTCCAGGCAAGCTGGTGAACTTTGTGGTTCCTAAATAG
- a CDS encoding triacylglycerol lipase produces MGLNVVLIHGMGRTPLSMLYLQHRLRKLGHTPHLFGYSPTLESLQTVTDRLVQLIQAQIGFQPYALLGHSLGTIIIRSAYPQLSSHPPAACFFLAPPMMACQAAKFFSKVGLYRLLTGEMGQLLAQARFINQLTLPPHTKIYVGTGGPRASWLPFGNELNDGILTVAEASDGHKVVTVPAIHTFIMNSTPVFEDIAQSLEALA; encoded by the coding sequence ATGGGACTAAACGTAGTGTTGATTCACGGCATGGGCCGCACACCCCTGTCCATGCTGTACTTACAGCACCGACTCCGCAAGCTGGGCCATACTCCCCACCTATTTGGCTATTCCCCCACCTTAGAATCCTTGCAAACCGTCACAGACCGCTTAGTGCAACTGATTCAAGCCCAAATCGGTTTTCAACCCTATGCCCTGCTGGGTCATTCCCTCGGCACCATCATTATCCGCAGTGCCTATCCCCAGCTCAGCTCCCATCCACCCGCAGCCTGCTTCTTCCTTGCCCCACCGATGATGGCCTGTCAAGCCGCAAAATTCTTCTCCAAAGTCGGCCTTTATCGACTGCTCACAGGAGAAATGGGACAGTTACTGGCCCAAGCTCGTTTTATCAACCAATTAACCCTACCACCCCATACCAAAATCTATGTTGGCACGGGCGGACCTAGGGCATCGTGGCTCCCCTTTGGCAATGAATTAAACGATGGCATTCTCACGGTGGCAGAAGCCAGTGACGGACACAAAGTAGTGACCGTGCCTGCCATTCACACCTTTATTATGAATTCCACCCCAGTGTTTGAGGATATCGCCCAGTCCTTGGAGGCCCTAGCCTAA
- a CDS encoding bacteriophage abortive infection AbiH family protein, with amino-acid sequence MNIVYIIGNGFDLNLGLKTSYQDFYKFYDKQDSLGKIVITELKESIKSDIETWSDLELSLGRYTSSLKSSDHVNMIIFDIVEKLCIYLEEEQNKIDYSKLDRNVLINDLLNPEKYLPQRDQNILREWMKRWNNNPKISLHILTFNYTNTIEKIVGQEISNINIGLKENKSAILGGIEHIHGFIDDRPVLGVNDVDQIGNEEFHQLQEVVEVIVKPIHNQELGHTRDDYCIQLIKNANLICIFGSSIGKTDKKWWEEIGSRVGDACRLIIFRRAPAMNPILQIQEAPIRRNTKDQFLSMTNLSEPEKENAKQSIYVGINADIFRLQKNT; translated from the coding sequence ATGAATATTGTTTATATTATCGGAAATGGTTTTGATCTCAATTTAGGATTAAAAACGAGTTATCAGGATTTTTATAAATTCTATGACAAGCAAGATTCATTAGGCAAAATAGTAATTACAGAATTAAAAGAAAGTATTAAATCAGACATAGAAACATGGTCGGATTTGGAGCTTAGTCTAGGGAGGTATACCTCAAGCCTAAAGTCATCAGATCATGTCAATATGATCATTTTTGATATCGTAGAAAAGCTGTGTATATATCTTGAGGAAGAGCAGAACAAGATTGACTATTCAAAATTAGATCGCAACGTATTAATTAATGACTTACTAAATCCAGAGAAATATCTGCCACAGAGGGATCAGAATATACTCAGGGAATGGATGAAAAGATGGAATAATAATCCAAAAATAAGCCTTCATATATTAACGTTTAACTATACCAATACAATTGAAAAAATTGTAGGCCAAGAAATATCTAATATTAATATTGGTTTAAAGGAGAATAAATCCGCAATACTTGGGGGGATCGAGCATATTCATGGCTTCATAGATGACAGGCCCGTGTTAGGAGTAAACGATGTCGATCAGATTGGGAATGAAGAATTTCATCAGTTACAAGAGGTTGTCGAAGTAATTGTTAAGCCCATACATAATCAGGAGCTAGGTCACACAAGAGATGATTACTGTATACAGCTGATAAAAAATGCAAATCTAATTTGTATTTTTGGTTCTTCTATCGGAAAAACCGATAAAAAATGGTGGGAGGAAATTGGAAGTAGAGTCGGAGATGCATGCCGTTTAATTATATTTCGGCGAGCCCCTGCGATGAACCCGATACTCCAGATTCAAGAGGCCCCCATAAGACGAAATACCAAAGATCAATTTTTATCAATGACCAATCTGAGTGAGCCAGAGAAAGAGAATGCCAAGCAGAGTATATACGTTGGTATAAATGCAGATATATTCAGGCTTCAAAAAAACACATAA
- a CDS encoding GNAT family N-acetyltransferase, protein MIIRQATTSDATAYKSLRERLDSETDTWGADPGERFRTDEDVKAVIKESALQKNSFLWLVADADKLIGFLHAKGLKWRRTNHTIGLDIGILKTHWGRGIADELFFQLEKWAVDNNILRIEFFVYEGNERARSFYKKWGYCEEGVRIGSIYVKGVLSNEIWMSKLLGS, encoded by the coding sequence GTGATTATTCGACAAGCAACCACTTCAGACGCCACTGCTTACAAATCACTCCGTGAGCGACTTGATAGTGAAACAGATACCTGGGGTGCCGATCCGGGTGAACGTTTTAGAACCGATGAAGATGTTAAAGCTGTAATCAAAGAGTCAGCACTACAGAAAAATTCATTCCTCTGGTTGGTAGCAGATGCAGATAAGTTGATAGGATTTCTGCATGCTAAAGGCTTAAAGTGGCGCAGAACTAATCATACCATTGGGCTAGATATTGGAATTCTTAAAACACATTGGGGTCGGGGAATCGCAGATGAACTATTTTTTCAACTTGAAAAATGGGCAGTTGATAATAACATTCTTAGAATCGAATTCTTTGTCTATGAAGGTAATGAACGAGCCCGTTCTTTTTATAAGAAGTGGGGCTATTGTGAGGAAGGCGTTCGTATTGGTTCAATCTACGTGAAAGGTGTTCTCTCAAATGAAATTTGGATGTCAAAATTGCTAGGTAGTTGA
- a CDS encoding lysylphosphatidylglycerol synthase transmembrane domain-containing protein, producing MKRYKRPISIAVSVLILCIIYSKIDFQGLIEVFRNCDLMWMVISLGMVIPLTGFTSWRLQQLMPSGSGMGAGEANKLVLAASTLNMVLPSKMGDIAKAYFIRDRGYLSGTLSVSLVVFEKTCDMLSLLFWCAFGLILYPQKDAFFWTMTAGVVAGVTLGLLLLGSAPFANVFFGTFRKITPKGISRKFKSLQESWQEMQQHFWKDRVQLAKVSGTSIFIWFLHMVQIWFFTLALKATVPFIVSLALSPLAILAGLLPLTFAGVGTRDAALIALYANYFDEPTGAALGLLCTMRYFLPAIGGLPFLRTYLATLKTQQKAATDG from the coding sequence ATGAAACGGTACAAACGCCCCATTTCCATTGCCGTTAGCGTCCTTATTCTTTGCATTATTTACTCAAAGATTGACTTCCAGGGACTGATTGAGGTTTTTCGCAATTGTGACCTGATGTGGATGGTGATCAGTCTGGGAATGGTGATTCCGCTGACGGGATTTACTTCCTGGCGATTGCAGCAGCTCATGCCGTCCGGTTCAGGGATGGGGGCAGGAGAAGCCAACAAACTCGTATTGGCGGCCAGCACCCTGAATATGGTTCTCCCTTCCAAAATGGGAGATATCGCCAAGGCGTATTTTATTCGCGATCGCGGCTATCTGAGCGGCACCCTCTCGGTCTCCCTAGTGGTGTTTGAAAAGACCTGCGATATGCTGTCGCTGTTATTCTGGTGCGCGTTTGGTCTGATCCTCTATCCCCAGAAGGATGCGTTTTTCTGGACGATGACGGCTGGGGTGGTGGCAGGGGTGACCCTGGGGCTGCTGCTATTGGGGTCTGCCCCATTTGCGAACGTCTTCTTTGGCACCTTTAGAAAAATTACCCCCAAGGGGATTAGTCGGAAGTTTAAGAGCCTGCAAGAGTCTTGGCAAGAGATGCAGCAGCATTTCTGGAAAGATCGGGTACAGCTTGCCAAGGTCTCCGGCACTTCAATTTTTATCTGGTTTCTGCACATGGTGCAGATTTGGTTTTTTACCCTAGCACTGAAGGCGACGGTTCCTTTTATTGTCAGCCTTGCTCTCTCTCCGCTGGCCATTTTGGCGGGATTATTGCCACTGACGTTCGCAGGGGTGGGCACCCGTGATGCAGCCCTGATTGCCCTCTATGCCAATTACTTTGATGAACCCACGGGGGCGGCTTTAGGGCTTCTATGTACGATGCGCTATTTTCTGCCTGCAATTGGTGGATTGCCCTTTTTGCGAACCTATTTGGCAACCCTCAAAACGCAGCAAAAAGCGGCAACGGATGGGTAG
- a CDS encoding transposase has translation MSGSTQIYRQLFSFLRQHSHYRDLRHLMTLGWMVSALICSERLCLSAWESYVPCRAKKAQSVERRWQRFLCNPLIDVHKLYVPLVLLALKNWRTHRLYLAMDTTVLWNEYCMIHVSVVCCGRAVPLLWKVLEHKSAAVAFEEYQPLLRQARWLLRQHPDVMLLADRGFANHQLMSWLQQSRWHYCLRIPCDVLLHGPRQCPREVRRLWPSKGEALLYRNVGLWDDGLYRCNLVLANIRGVKEPWAVITDESPSLQTLWQYALRFRVEELFLDSKSGVFELEESKIRCADALERLYLIAAVALLYSTAQGMAVHIKGLRQQVDPHWHRGISYLKIGLRWLKGVVHKGRELLMPVPLFTKDPQPCFASKKLKETLQQNLVLSYPLSTVQSFMSYGIQRSVRQSGL, from the coding sequence ATGTCAGGCTCCACCCAAATTTATCGTCAACTGTTCTCCTTTTTACGTCAACACAGCCATTATCGAGATTTGCGTCATCTCATGACCCTGGGATGGATGGTGAGCGCCTTAATCTGCAGTGAACGATTATGCTTATCTGCTTGGGAATCCTATGTCCCCTGCCGAGCAAAAAAAGCCCAAAGTGTCGAGCGTCGCTGGCAACGCTTTCTGTGCAATCCGCTCATTGATGTCCACAAACTGTATGTCCCTTTGGTCCTTCTAGCGCTTAAGAACTGGCGAACCCATCGCCTTTACCTAGCGATGGATACCACGGTTTTATGGAATGAATACTGCATGATTCATGTATCCGTTGTCTGCTGTGGCAGAGCAGTACCGTTGTTATGGAAAGTATTAGAGCACAAGAGTGCGGCGGTTGCTTTTGAGGAATATCAACCGCTATTGCGTCAGGCCCGTTGGTTATTACGGCAGCATCCAGATGTCATGTTGTTAGCAGATCGTGGGTTCGCGAACCATCAACTGATGAGCTGGTTACAGCAGAGCCGTTGGCATTACTGTCTGCGTATCCCATGTGATGTCCTTCTCCATGGCCCCCGTCAATGTCCAAGAGAAGTCCGTAGGTTATGGCCATCCAAAGGAGAAGCTCTCCTCTACCGTAATGTCGGGCTTTGGGATGATGGCCTCTATCGGTGCAATTTGGTACTGGCGAATATCCGAGGCGTAAAAGAACCATGGGCAGTGATTACAGATGAATCACCCTCGTTACAAACCTTGTGGCAATACGCCTTGAGGTTTCGGGTGGAAGAATTATTCCTCGATAGTAAATCTGGTGTGTTTGAGCTTGAAGAGTCGAAAATTCGCTGTGCTGATGCTCTGGAGAGGCTGTACCTGATTGCTGCTGTGGCACTGCTATACAGCACGGCTCAGGGGATGGCTGTTCATATTAAAGGGCTACGCCAACAGGTTGATCCCCATTGGCACAGAGGCATTAGCTATCTCAAGATTGGATTGCGGTGGCTCAAGGGGGTGGTCCATAAAGGACGGGAGTTGTTGATGCCAGTCCCCTTATTCACCAAGGATCCGCAACCGTGTTTTGCCTCTAAAAAGCTCAAAGAAACACTACAACAAAATCTGGTTCTCTCGTATCCGCTCTCTACAGTGCAAAGCTTTATGAGCTATGGAATACAAAGATCTGTCAGGCAGTCAGGGCTGTAA